The following are encoded together in the Lactuca sativa cultivar Salinas chromosome 1, Lsat_Salinas_v11, whole genome shotgun sequence genome:
- the LOC111891270 gene encoding E3 ubiquitin-protein ligase ATL42 yields the protein MNHTRLIKPLIFISIFFFPNVLAQQNSTDSNPRRMHAVHPSVVIVIGVLCTMFCLTFLVLACMKFCQSDVLQQIPHQLPSSRSRFSGIDKKAIESLPFFRFSSLKGSKEGLECVVCLSKFEDSEVLRLLPKCRHAFHMNCIDQWLESHSSCPLCRYKFVLSDITNFTCTNSLRYTQDEGFNNLEVFVKREHDGSSRSSRFSIGNSFRKFAKSPKEDVLIQYGDQMLDKFKHRIIVSDIVCKSRWSDVNSSDLMFLNSKMLNEVSKKHFSPSGSGRFEIDVEQAMKFKEDMERRRLYESKVAKTLDSGETSISNLQFPRFQTDEEADGMQKRSMSEITNVSRFRETRSSYWASNAKDVKLQSVWLPMAKRTIQWFTNREENSFEMRS from the coding sequence ATGAATCACACAAGATTGATCAAACCCCTTATCTTTATATCCATCTTCTTCTTTCCCAATGTTTTGGCACAACAAAATTCAACCGATTCGAATCCGAGGCGCATGCATGCTGTGCATCCAAGTGTTGTTATTGTCATCGGGGTGCTATGCACGATGTTTTGTTTAACATTTCTCGTACTCGCTTGCATGAAATTCTGTCAATCGGATGTACTTCAACAAATCCCTCATCAACTTCCTAGCTCAAGGTCACGGTTTTCTGGGATTGACAAAAAAGCAATCGAATCTTTGCCCTTTTTTAGATTCTCATCACTTAAAGGATCAAAAGAAGGGCTAGAGTGTGTAGTGTGCTTATCGAAGTTTGAAGATTCGGAGGTTTTAAGGTTATTGCCTAAGTGTAGGCATGCGTTTCATATGAATTGCATCGATCAATGGCTAGAAAGTCACTCTAGTTGTCCTCTTTGTAGGTATAAATTTGTTTTATCCGATATCACAAATTTCACATGCACAAATAGTTTAAGGTATACGCAAGACGAGGGTTTTAATAATCTTGAAGTGTTTGTTAAGAGGGAACACGATGGTTCTTCTAGGTCATCGAGGTTTAGTATAGGAAATAGCTTTAGGAAATTTGCAAAGAGTCCTAAAGAAGATGTCTTAATTCAATATGGAGATCAAATGTTGGATAAGTTCAAACATAGGATCATTGTATCCGACATTGTTTGCAAGAGTCGGTGGAGTGATGTGAATTCCTCAGACTTAATGTTTTTGAACTCGAAGATGCTTAATGAGGTTTCAAAGAAGCATTTCTCACCTTCGGGCAGTGGGAGATTTGAAATAGATGTTGAACAAGCAATGAAGTTTAAGGAGGATATGGAAAGAAGAAGATTATATGAATCCAAGGTTGCTAAAACCCTTGATAGTGGCGAAACATCGATTTCGAATTTGCAGTTTCCTAGGTTTCAGACGGACGAGGAGGCAGATGGTATGCAGAAGAGGTCAATGTCAGAGATTACAAATGTCTCAAGATTTAGAGAAACAAGAAGTTCATATTGGGCTAGTAATGCGAAAGATGTGAAGTTACAAAGCGTTTGGTTGCCGATGGCAAAAAGGACAATTCAATGGTTCACAAATCGGGAGGAAAATTCGTTTGAAATGAGAAGTTGA